From the genome of Triticum aestivum cultivar Chinese Spring chromosome 3B, IWGSC CS RefSeq v2.1, whole genome shotgun sequence, one region includes:
- the LOC123066076 gene encoding BRCT domain-containing protein At4g02110, which translates to MGLHRCRRCGHRHVATARRTHLIVQKSILFDNLKCVEAREQGSEVVNTIWVEFSLSMNKLEDPNRILYMPPRGLRPIPGFSGLNICCAGYGERSTKYIMKLIEVAGAKPGDYIEMYDADLLICNAFQGRDYDLSQKMGIDAVNFNWLRDCVLLWTFLPFDNYTKQGQHTPMKEPTASSHLRMLHTDTKDAMARPHMSPAILERGALSTGSKRNRSSVNNDDHEFVCQKTHRTDHPKCKRSLNLDASRNCDFEVKTVDSNKPTAEDKLSKCLDSLELTTSTVTGTATKATEVRTVSSSEATAEDRSSTCLYPLTLTTSGMTATTRKAIVSSRKGSAEDGPSSLELTASGVQVVTLKNYANKRLTKLREIPGYENQRLIRKAYKIVRTTKEDIKVVFRESFRGLASFHKKNSTLSGQFGPENFAVSPADNSVEMINILPLVTYSKVLGNKDYDTFVKTVEGLYQGRGEQLPPDVSKWLALISKGVNFCSPVLIANYILMMPAEAAYGMFTSILHSMIEFEKKKSHQFQRMLKSEPMRKYNGWHTWVLDPLLDETYHWTDPVTGKGSTYENNIMGLLKLLRNCFEHKAKEYHKEFLAMILSWRVDLLPDVQQVLLDAGYLKFMRL; encoded by the exons ATGGGGCTGCATCGGTGTCGCAG GTGCGGACACCGGCATGTGGCTACAGCAAGACGCACACATTTGATCGTCCAGAAATCCATTCTATTC GACAACTTGAAGTGCGTGGAGGCAAGGGAACAAGGATCAGAGGTCGTGAATACAATATGGGTTGAATTTTCGCTTTCCATGAATAAGCTTGAAGATCCCAACCGA ATATTATACATGCCACCAAGAGGGCTACGGCCTATACCTGGATTCAGTGGGCTGAATATCTGCTGTGCAGGCTATGGAGAACGAAGCACGAAATATATCATG AAATTAATTGAAGTAGCTGGAGCGAAGCCTGGTGACTACATTGAGATGTATGATGCTGATCTTCTCATCTGTAATGCCTTTCAAG GTCGTGATTATGATCTCTCTCAGAAGATGGGAATTGATGCTGTGAATTTTAATTGGCTAAGAGACTG CGTACTCCTTTGGACATTTCTCCCATTTGACAATTACACCAAGCAGGGGCAGCATACCCCAATGAAAGAACCCACAGCCAGCTCCCATCTCCGTATGCTGCACACCGATACCAAAGATGCAATGGCTAGACCCCACATGTCTCCTGCTATACTAGAAAG GGGTGCACTTTCCACAGGAAGTAAACGCAACAGAAGTTCTGTCAATAACGATGACCATGAATTTGTCTGCCAGAAGACCCACAGAACTGATCATCCGAAATGCAAAAGATCTCTTAATCTTGATGCCAGCAGAAACTGTGATTTCGAGGTGAAGACTGTCGACTCCAATAAACCCACCGCTGAGGACAAGTTGAGCAAATGTCTTGATTCATTGGAATTGACAACATCTACTGTGACCGGCACCGCCACAAAAGCTACTGAGGTGAGGACTGTCAGCTCCAGTGAAGCCACTGCTGAGGATAGATCCAGCACATGTCTTTATCCATTGACACTAACAACATCTGGCATGACTGCCACAACTAGAAAAGCGATTGTCAGCTCCAGAAAAGGCAGTGCCGAGGATGGTCCCAGTTCACTGGAATTAACAGCATCTGGTGTTCAAGTTGTGACTCTGAAAAATTATGCAAACAAGAGATTGACAAAGTTAAGAGAAATTCCAGGTTATGAAAATCAGAGACTGATTCGAAAAGCTTATAAAATCGTAAGAACTACCAAGGAGGATATTAAGGTGGTATTTAGAGAATCATTTAGAGGGCTTGCCAGTTTTCACAAGAAAAATAGCACTCTGTCTGGGCAGTTTGGCCCCGAGAATTTTGCTGTCTCTCCCGCTGACAATTCCGTGGAAATGATAAACATCCTTCCTCTAGTGACATACTCAAAAGTTCTGGGAAACAAGGATTATGATACCTTTGTCAAGACGGTTGAAGGTCTGTATCAAGGACGAGGAGAGCAACTTCCACCAGATGTTTCTAAGTGGCTGGCTCTTATTTCAAAGGGTGTCAACTTCTGCAGTCCAGTCCTGATTGCTAACTACATACTGATGATGCCCGCCGAAGCTGCTTATGGAATGTTTACATCAATTCTCCATAGTATGATTGAATTTGAGAAGAAGAAGAGCCACCAGTTTCAGAGAATGCTAAAGTCCGAGCCAATGCGCAAATACAATGGCTGGCATACATGGGTTCTTGATCCTCTTCTCGATGAGACTTATCATTGGACAGACCCTGTGACTGGCAAAGGATCAACCTACGAGAACAACATTATGGGTCTCTTGAAGCTTCTAAGGAATTGCTTTGAGCACAAAGCTAAAGAGTACCACAAGGAGTTCCTCGCTATGATTCTATCTTGGAGGGTTGATCTCTTGCCTGACGTCCAACAGGTTCTACTTGATGCTGGATATCTTAAATTCATGCGTCTCTGA